AAACGACTGCAGCATGGCGGCGATAATCGCGCGGATACCGGCGATCATGCCGAGCTGATGCGCCTGTAAATCGACCAGTGCGTCGCGTACCGCCTGTTCTGGCTGCATAAAACCGGGCATCTGGCTCTGATACATCTGCATCAGCACCGTTTTGCCTGAGGGCAAAATCTTAAACGGATTGTTGGCTTCATTCAGGATCATGGTCATTTCCGCCTTCACCCCGCGCTTGAGGATCGAGCGTGAAGAGAGCAGCGCGACCGTGCCCTGCGAAAACAGGCTCAGCATGCGGCCGGTCATCCGCATCTGCTCTTCGGTCAGGCCTTCTTTGCCATGATTATCCAGCCCCATGCCGTCCAGCAGCGCCTGGATTAGCCGCCCGTCGCTGCAGGGCGCCGCGCTTTCCGTACGCTCGCTGTGATCGCGCGGCAGCGGATCGATATCCAGCCGGGCGCTGCTGTGCGAGTTGCTTCGGCTGGCGGTGCTCTCGGCGGCGGCCGGCTCCAGCGTGCTGGTCACCAGCGGCGACGTGTCATGCTGCGCCAGTCCCAGCGGATCGTCGGCGAGGGCGTGCTGTTGAAACAGGGAGAGCGGATCAAAGCTGCTGGCCAGATTCTCGCTGACGGTTTCATGGCGCGGATCGCGCACCTCAATCTGATATTCGCCAATGGTCAGGGTGTCGCCGTGCTGCAGTAACACCTGACTGTCACGATCCAGCGGACGCCCGTTTAATACCACGGTGGTTACGCTGCCGCGATTGGTCAATCGACATTCACCCTGCGGGGAAATATGCACCA
This Mixta hanseatica DNA region includes the following protein-coding sequences:
- the tagH gene encoding type VI secretion system-associated FHA domain protein TagH, which encodes MRFTIVQQTGVPHQTVDFLPPGGTIGRSQDNDLVLPDEARAISRLQAVVHISPQGECRLTNRGSVTTVVLNGRPLDRDSQVLLQHGDTLTIGEYQIEVRDPRHETVSENLASSFDPLSLFQQHALADDPLGLAQHDTSPLVTSTLEPAAAESTASRSNSHSSARLDIDPLPRDHSERTESAAPCSDGRLIQALLDGMGLDNHGKEGLTEEQMRMTGRMLSLFSQGTVALLSSRSILKRGVKAEMTMILNEANNPFKILPSGKTVLMQMYQSQMPGFMQPEQAVRDALVDLQAHQLGMIAGIRAIIAAMLQSFNPQRLEDNARQDGQLPKMRFTAHRKAALWDYFIRSYQRTAGELEDDFHSLFGEAFLHAYDMEVNQYKDSQTRMENE